In Archocentrus centrarchus isolate MPI-CPG fArcCen1 chromosome 21, fArcCen1, whole genome shotgun sequence, the following are encoded in one genomic region:
- the LOC115800337 gene encoding gamma-crystallin M3-like produces MSNTGMSMRGKIIFYEDRNFQGRSYECMSDCSDMTSYLSRCHSCRVESGCFMVYDRPNYMGNQYFMRRGEYADYMSMMGMSDCIRSCRMIPMHRGQFRMRIYERENFGGQMYELMDDCDSIMDRYRMSDCMSCHVMDGHWLMYEQAHYRGRMMYLRPGEYRSFREMGMSGMRFMSMRRIMDSCY; encoded by the exons ATGAGCAACACTGGCATGAGCATGAGGGGCAAG ATCATCTTCTATGAGGACAGGAACTTCCAGGGGCGCTCCTATGAGTGCATGAGCGACTGCTCTGACATGACCTCCTACCTGAGCAGGTGTCACTCCTGCAGGGTGGAGAGCGGCTGCTTCATGGTCTATGACCGTCCCAACTACATGGGAAACCAGTATTTCATGAGAAGGGGCGAGTACGCTGACTACATGAGCATGATGGGCATGTCAGACTGCATCAGGTCCTGCCGTATGATCCCCATG CACAGAGGCCAGTTCAGGATGAGGATCTATGAGAGGGAGAACTTTGGTGGTCAGATGTACGAGCTGATGGACGACTGCGACAGCATCATGGATCGCTACCGCATGTCCGACTGCATGTCCTGCCACGTGATGGACGGCCACTGGCTGATGTACGAGCAGGCCCACTACAGAGGCAGGATGATGTACCTGAGGCCCGGAGAGTACAGGAGCTTCAGGGAGATGGGAATGAGCGGGATGAGGTTCATGAGCATGAGGCGTATCATGGATTCCTGTTACTAA
- the LOC115800361 gene encoding gamma-crystallin M3-like has product MTMGKIIFYEDRNFQGRSYETSSDCADMSSYLSRCHSCRVESGCFMVYDRTNYMGNQFFARRGEYSDYQRMGMSDCIRSCRMIPMHRGQFRMRIYERENFGGQMYELMDDCDNMMDRYRMSDCQSCHVMDGHWLMYEQPHYRGRMMYLRPGEYRSFRDMGMSGMRFMSMRRIMDSCS; this is encoded by the exons ATGACCATGGGCAAG ATCATCTTCTACGAGGACAGGAACTTCCAGGGTCGTTCCTATGAGACCAGCAGCGACTGTGCTGACATGTCCTCCTACCTGAGCAGGTGTCACTCCTGCAGGGTGGAGAGCGGCTGCTTCATGGTCTACGACCGTACTAACTACATGGGAAATCAGTTCTTTGCCAGGAGGGGAGAGTACTCTGATTACCAGCGCATGGGCATGAGCGATTGCATTAGGTCCTGCCGCATGATCCCCATG CACAGAGGCCAGTTCAGGATGAGGATCTACGAGAGGGAGAACTTCGGAGGTCAGATGTATGAACTGATGGACGACTGTGACAACATGATGGATCGCTACCGCATGTCTGACTGCCAGTCCTGCCACGTGATGGACGGCCACTGGCTGATGTACGAGCAGCCCCACTACAGAGGCAGGATGATGTACCTGAGGCCCGGAGAGTACAGGAGCTTCAGGGACATGGGAATGAGTGGGATGAGGTTCATGAGCATGAGGCGTATCATGGATTCCTGTTCTTAG
- the LOC115800336 gene encoding gamma-crystallin M3-like: protein MSTTDMSMGKIIFYEDRNFQGRSYECMSDCADMSTYLSRCHSCRVESGCFMVYDRPNYMGNQYFMRRGEYSDYMSMMGMSGGIRSCRMIPMHRGPFRMRIYERENFGGQMYELMDDCDNIMDRYRMSECMSCHVMDGHWLMYEQAHYRGRMMYFRPGEYRSFREMGMGGMRFMSMRRIMDMC, encoded by the exons ATGTCCACCACTGACATGAGCATGGGCAAG ATCATCTTCTACGAGGACAGGAACTTCCAGGGGCGCTCCTATGAGTGCATGAGTGATTGCGCCGACATGTCCACCTACCTGAGCAGGTGTCACTCCTGCAGGGTGGAGAGTGGCTGCTTCATGGTCTATGACCGCCCCAACTACATGGGAAACCAGTATTTCATGAGGAGGGGCGAGTACTCTGATTACATGAGCATGATGGGCATGAGCGGTGGTATCAGGTCCTGCCGTATGATCCCCATG CACAGAGGTCCATTCAGGATGAGGATCTATGAGAGGGAGAACTTCGGTGGTCAGATGTACGAGCTGATGGATGACTGCGACAACATCATGGATCGCTACCGCATGTCTGAGTGCATGTCCTGCCACGTGATGGACGGCCACTGGCTGATGTACGAGCAGGCCCACTACAGAGGCAGGATGATGTACTTTAGGCCTGGAGAGTACAGGAGCTTCAGGGAGATGGGAATGGGAGGCATGAGGTTCATGAGCATGAGGCGTATCATGGACATGTGCTAG
- the LOC115800362 gene encoding gamma-crystallin M3-like has protein sequence MHGKIIFYEEKNFQGRSYETSSDCPDMSSHLSRCHSCRVESGCFMVYDRPNFMGNQYFMRRGEYSDYQRMIGFSDCIRSCRMIPMHKGSYRIRIYEMENFGGQMYELMEDCENIQDRYHISDCQSCHVMDGHWLMYEQPHYRGRMMYLRPGEYRSFRDMGYDGMRFSSIRRITESC, from the exons ATGCATGGCAAG ATCATCTTCTACGAGGAAAAGAACTTCCAGGGTCGCTCCTATGAGACCAGCAGCGACTGCCCTGACATGTCCTCCCACCTGAGCAGGTGTCACTCCTGCAGGGTGGAGAGCGGCTGTTTCATGGTCTACGACCGCCCCAACTTCATGGGAAACCAGTACTTTATGAGGAGGGGCGAATACTCAGATTACCAGCGTATGATAGGTTTCAGCGACTGCATCAGGTCCTGTCGTATGATCCCTATG CACAAAGGGTCCTACAGAATAAGGATCTATGAGATGGAGAACTTTGGCGGGCAGATGTACGAGCTCATGGAGGACTGCGAAAACATCCAGGACCGCTACCACATATCTGACTGCCAGTCGTGCCACGTGATGGACGGCCACTGGCTGATGTACGAGCAGCCCCACTACAGAGGCAGGATGATGTACCTGAGGCCCGGAGAGTACAGGAGCTTCAGGGACATGGGATATGACGGAATGAGATTCAGCTCCATCAGACGCATCACCGAATCCTGTTAA